In a single window of the Schistocerca americana isolate TAMUIC-IGC-003095 chromosome X, iqSchAmer2.1, whole genome shotgun sequence genome:
- the LOC124554744 gene encoding transcription factor Adf-1-like, with the protein MELVRSHSELYNMSDRRYSDSIRKESLWKETGLEMGRPGHECKRRWVSLRDQFRKFVNKKTKSGQDAISNNVWKYEEVMAFLHPHI; encoded by the exons ATGGAATTAGTTCGTTCACACTCAGAGCTGTACAACATGAGTGATCGTAGATACAGTGATTCCATtaggaaagaatcactgtggaagGAAACTGGATTAGAGATGGGGCGTCCAG GCCATGAATGCAAGCGACGATGGGTGTCACTGAGAGACCAGTTTAGAAAATTTGTTAATAAAAAGACAAAGAGTGGCCAAGATGccatatctaataatgtgtggaaGTATGAGGAGGTTATGGCTTTCTTGCATCCACACATTTAG